Below is a genomic region from Candidatus Dependentiae bacterium.
TAGTTTTTTTGTTGATCAGTCTGCATTAACCGGTGAATCTTTTCCTGAAGAAAAATTAAACATTAAATTAAAAGCTCAATCTGATCATGTATTTAAATTGGATAATATAATTTTTAGAGGAACTAACGTTGTCAGTGGTAGTTGCATAGCCATTGTAATAAATACCGGAAAAGATACTGAATTTGGCAAAATAGCTTTAAATTTATCAAATAATTATTCAAAAAGTGATTTTGAAAAAGGAATAAATAATTTCGGATTTTTTTTAATGAAAATAATTTTTGGGCTTGTATTATTTACTTTTTTGATAAATTCAATTTTAAAACATGATTATTTAATTTCATTTCTTTTTGCCGTAACAATTGCTGTTGGAATTACTCCGGAACTTTTGCCTATGATATTATCAATTACCATGGCATTTGGTTCAAAAAAAATGGCTAAAAGTGGCGTTATCGTTAAAAGACTTTCATCAATTCCGAATTTTGGAAGTATGGATGTTTTATGCACGGATAAAACCGGGACATTAACGGAAAATAAAATTGAAATTGTAAAATATACGGACTATTTGGGCAAAACTGACGAACATGTACTTTTTTTTGCATATTTAAATAGTACTTTTCAGACAGGAATAAAAAATCCTTTGGATTTGGCTATAGAATCTTACAGAAAAATTGATACAACAGGATATGAAAAAGTTGAAGAGATTCCATATGATTTTTATCGAAAGAGATTGAGTGTTATTGTAAAACATGATGAAAAAATTTTACTTATAACAAAAGGTGCTCCGGAAGAAATTTTTAAGTGTTGCAACTACTGTATGAATAATGGTGCTGTAATTACTTTTGATCGGCAAATAAAACAAGATGCAAAAAACATATTTGAACAATTTAGTAAAGATGGATTTCGTGTTTTAGCTGTAGCTCAAAAACGGGTTGATTTTAAAGATAGATATGACTCAACAGACGAAAACGAAATGATTTTTAATGGCTTTATTTTACTAATGGATCCACCAAAAAAGGATGTAAAAAATGTATTAAAAGAGCTTTTAGGTTTTGGCGTTGAAACGAAAATTATTACGGGAGACAATGAGCTTGTTACAAAAAAAATTTGTGATGAAGTTGGATTACAAATAAAATCAATTATTCTTGGTTTTGATTTGAATAAATTTACCGATGATGCATTAATTGCAAAAGTTAATGATGTTACAATTTTTGCCAGGTGCTCACCTGATGAAAAAACAAGAATTATAAAAGCAATAAAAGCAAATAACCGAGTTGTTGGATATTTAGGTGATGGAATCAATGATGCTCCGGCGCTTAAAGCAGCTGATATTGGAATATCTGTAAATAATGCGGTTGACGTTGCAAAAGAAGCCGCAGGGATTGTTTTGATGCATAAAAATTTATCCGTAATTAAAGATGGAATTATTGAGGGCAGAAAAACTTTTGGCAATACTATGAAATATATCATGGTAACGTTGAGCTCTAATTTTGGAAATATGCTTAGCGCTGCAGGAGCTGTAGTTTTTTTACCATTTTTGCCAATGTTGCCAATTCAAATATTGCTTAATAATTTGATTTATGATTTTTCAGAGGTTTCTATTCCTTTGGATAATATTGATGATGATTGGATAAAAAGACCAAAACGTTGGAATATTTCTTTTATCAAAAAGTTTATGGCGGTATTTGGTATTGTAAGTTCTATTTTTGATTTTTTTACATTTTTTTTCTTATTTTATGTTTTACATGTATCGCAAGGCGTTTTTCAAACAGCTTGGTTTATGGAATCATTGGCTACACAGATTTTAGTTTTTCATGTGATAAGAACTAAAAAATTACCAATATTGAAAAGTAGGGCGAGTCTTATTTTATTTTTTAATAGTTTTATATGTATT
It encodes:
- the mgtA gene encoding magnesium-translocating P-type ATPase, coding for MNEKLLKFATMEITNIFSILNSSKDGLSEREAKKRFYKYGPNILVDKQKFNIFFEFISHFVNPLIIILFIAAGISFFLGNITDAIIIICMIFLGIILDFFQEYSADKVVKKLIESVQTTTLVARNGKQVEIPVASVVVGDIVFLSSGDMVPADARIIETNSFFVDQSALTGESFPEEKLNIKLKAQSDHVFKLDNIIFRGTNVVSGSCIAIVINTGKDTEFGKIALNLSNNYSKSDFEKGINNFGFFLMKIIFGLVLFTFLINSILKHDYLISFLFAVTIAVGITPELLPMILSITMAFGSKKMAKSGVIVKRLSSIPNFGSMDVLCTDKTGTLTENKIEIVKYTDYLGKTDEHVLFFAYLNSTFQTGIKNPLDLAIESYRKIDTTGYEKVEEIPYDFYRKRLSVIVKHDEKILLITKGAPEEIFKCCNYCMNNGAVITFDRQIKQDAKNIFEQFSKDGFRVLAVAQKRVDFKDRYDSTDENEMIFNGFILLMDPPKKDVKNVLKELLGFGVETKIITGDNELVTKKICDEVGLQIKSIILGFDLNKFTDDALIAKVNDVTIFARCSPDEKTRIIKAIKANNRVVGYLGDGINDAPALKAADIGISVNNAVDVAKEAAGIVLMHKNLSVIKDGIIEGRKTFGNTMKYIMVTLSSNFGNMLSAAGAVVFLPFLPMLPIQILLNNLIYDFSEVSIPLDNIDDDWIKRPKRWNISFIKKFMAVFGIVSSIFDFFTFFFLFYVLHVSQGVFQTAWFMESLATQILVFHVIRTKKLPILKSRASLILFFNSFICILIGWLIPFTWFGKKFKFEKLSLNIILIIIFIAFLYLIIAEITKRFFYKKFDF